From Glycine max cultivar Williams 82 chromosome 11, Glycine_max_v4.0, whole genome shotgun sequence, the proteins below share one genomic window:
- the LOC100815708 gene encoding peroxidase 10, with protein sequence MEFTSNNMLPFVSMFWLVFLSPLVNCQLYYNFYDSTCPNLTGIVRSNVWSAMAKDARIAASLLRLHFHDCFVIGCDASVLLDDTGTLKGEKNALPNKNSLRGFEVIDTIKSALEKACPSTVSCADILALAAREAVNLSKGTFWYVPLGRRDGTTASESEANNLPSPFEPIENITAKFISKGLEKKDVAVLSGAHTLGFAQCFTFKPRLFDFGGSGKSDPALDVSLLQNLVKLCPNQADSDTNLAPLDPVTTNTFDNMYYKNIVNNSGLLQSDQALLGDSTTASLVNTYSKWPLMFFRDFGISMEKMGRIGVLTGSQGQIRTNCRAVN encoded by the exons ATGGAGTTTACCTCTAATAATATGCTTCCTTTTGTTTCAATGTTTTGGCTTGTGTTCCTAAGTCCTTTAGTGAACTGTCAACTTTATTATAATTTCTATGACTCAACTTGTCCAAACCTGACCGGAATTGTTCGATCCAACGTGTGGTCAGCTATGGCCAAGGATGCAAGAATTGCTGCTTCTCTCTTGCGCCTTCATTTCCATGATTGTTTTGTCATT GGATGTGATGCATCTGTGCTACTTGATGATACGGGCACTTTAAAGGGGGAGAAAAACGCACTGCCTAATAAAAATTCACTCAGAGGATTTGAGGTCATTGACACAATCAAGTCTGCATTGGAGAAGGCTTGTCCATCCACTGTGTCATGTGCTGATATACTTGCTCTAGCGGCAAGAGAAGCTGTTAATCTT AGTAAAGGTACATTTTGGTATGTGCCTCTGGGTCGTAGAGATGGTACAACAGCAAGTGAGAGCGAGGCAAATAACTTGCCATCACCCTTTGAACCTATAGAAAACATTACCGCCAAGTTTATATCCAAGGGTCTTGAAAAGAAGGATGTGGCAGTACTCTCAG GTGCACACACTCTTGGCTTTGCTCAATGCTTCACGTTCAAGCCTAGGCTCTTCGACTTTGGTGGCTCTGGTAAATCTGATCCAGCACTTGATGTTTCACTCCTACAAAATTTAGTGAAACTGTGTCCAAATCAAGCTGACTCTGACACCAATTTGGCTCCCTTGGATCCCGTCACCACCAACACATTTGATAACATGTATTACAAAAACATTGTGAACAATTCGGGGCTGCTTCAGTCAGACCAGGCTCTTTTGGGTGACAGCACCACTGCTTCACTGGTCAACACGTATAGCAAGTGGCCTCTTATGTTCTTCAGAGACTTTGGAATATCTATGGAGAAAATGGGTCGCATAGGTGTACTCACAGGATCACAGGGGCAAATAAGAACAAACTGTAGGGCTGTTAACTAG
- the LOC100815721 gene encoding CDPK-related kinase 5, with product MGLCTSKPTHYSPQSATRSPAAPSQNDAVTLTLSAEPHANGENQNPKEPENSGTRSPFFPFYSPSPGRYVFPVSPRRFFKRPFPPPSPAKHIKAALARRHGSVKPNEAAIPEAEAVAGLDKNFGFSKHFGNKYELGGEVGRGHFGYTCVAKVKKGELKGQQVAVKVIPKAKMTTAIAIEDVRREVKILKALTGHKNLVQFYDAYEDHDNVYIVMELCEGGELLDRILSRGGKYTEEDAKAVLRQILNVVAFCHLQGVVHRDLKPENFLFASKDESSKLKAIDFGLSDFVKLDERLNDIVGSAYYVAPEVLHRAYSTEADVWSIGVIAYILLCGSRPFWARTESGIFRAVLKADPIFDEPPWPSLSDEATNFVKRLLNKDPRKRMSAAQALSHPWIRNKDVKLPLDILIFKLMKAYMCSSSLRKAALRALSKTLTVDELFYLREQFALLEPSKNGTINLENIKVVLMVNATDAMKESRIPDFLASLNALQYRRMDFDEFCAAALSVHQLETLDQWEQNARCAYDFFEKDGNKAIVIDELASELGLGPSVPVHAVLHDWIRHTDGKLSFLGFVKLLHGPSRSLAKAL from the exons ATGGGTCTCTGCACTTCGAAACCCACTCATTACTCTCCTCAATCCGCCACTCGCTCCCCCGCGGCACCTTCTCAAAACGACGCCGTCACACTCACTCTCAGCGCCGAACCTCACGCCAATGGCGAAAACCAAAACCCTAAGGAGCCCGAGAACAGCGGTACGAGATCTCCGTTTTTCCCATTCTATAGTCCCAGTCCGGGCCGCTACGTGTTCCCGGTCTCTCCGCGGCGCTTCTTCAAGCGCCCGTTTCCGCCGCCGTCGCCTGCCAAGCATATAAAGGCGGCACTGGCGCGTCGGCACGGCTCGGTGAAGCCCAATGAGGCTGCCATACCGGAGGCCGAGGCGGTCGCCGGACTCGACAAGAACTTCGGATTCTCCAAGCATTTCGGAAATAAATATGAACTTGGAGGTGAGGTTGGGAGAGGGCATTTTGGGTACACCTGTGTTGCGAAGGTGAAGAAAGGAGAGCTGAAGGGACAGCAAGTGGCCGTTAAAGTCATTCCAAAAGCCAAG ATGACCACTGCAATTGCTATCGAGGATGTGAGAAGGGAAGTAAAAATATTGAAAGCTTTGACTGGACACAAGAATCTAGTACAATTCTATGATGCATATGAAGACCACGATAATGTCTATATAGTAATGGA GTTGTGTGAAGGAGGAGAGCTGTTAGACAGAATATTATCaag AGGAGGGAAGTACACAGAGGAAGATGCAAAAGCTGTCCTGAGACAAATACTGAATGTAGTTGCCTTTTGCCATTTACAGGGTGTTGTGCATCGTGATCTTAAACCTGAG AACTTCTTGTTCGCATCCAAGGATGAGAGCTCAAAGCTGAAGGCCATAGACTTTGGGTTGTCAGATTTTGTTAAACTAG ATGAAAGACTTAATGATATTGTTGGCAGTGCATACTACGTGGCTCCCGAAGTTCTACATAGAGCTTACAGTACAGAGGCTGATGTCTGGAGTATTGGAGTGAttgcatatattttattatgtggTAGCCGTCCCTTTTGGGCCCGAACCGAGTCTGGTATCTTTCGTGCGGTATTGAAAGCTGACCCAATTTTTGATGAACCTCCTTGGCCTTCTCTGTCAGATGAGGCAACCAATTTTGTTAAGCGATTACTAAATAAAGATCCACGGAAAAGAATGTCTGCAGCACAGGCGTTAA GTCATCCATGGATTAGAAACAAGGATGTAAAATTACCTCTGGATATTCTAATATTCAAGCTCATGAAGGCATATATGTGTTCCTCATCTCTACGAAAAGCAGCTTTAAGG GCTCTGTCTAAGACGCTAACTGTTGATGAGCTATTTTATTTGAGGGAGCAGTTTGCACTTTTAGAGCCAAGCAAAAATGGCACCATTAACTTGGAAAATATCAAAGTG GTCTTGATGGTAAATGCAACAGATGCTATGAAGGAGTCACGCATACCTGACTTTTTGGCATCA CTTAATGCATTACAATATAGAAGGATGGATTTTGACGAGTTCTGTGCAGCTGCCCTTAGTGTTCATCAACTTGAAACACTTGACCAGTGGGAGCAAAATGCACGTTGTGCCTATGACTTTTTTGAAAAGGATGGAAACAAGGCTATAGTCATTGACGAACTAGCTTCG GAGCTTGGGCTTGGTCCATCTGTCCCTGTTCATGCTGTTCTCCATGATTGGATTCGGCACACTGATGGAAAATTAAGTTTCCTTGGATTTGTCAAACTGTTGCATGGCCCATCTAGAAGTCTTGCAAAAGCTCTATAG